In a single window of the Nicotiana tomentosiformis chromosome 8, ASM39032v3, whole genome shotgun sequence genome:
- the LOC104086493 gene encoding uncharacterized protein At1g76660 isoform X2 — protein MYWCFGSQKQTKRIGHAVFVPETTAPGADRPAADNSTQAPSIVLPFIAPPSSPASFLPSEPPSATHSPVGSKCLSSMSTYSPSGPASIFAIGPYAHEPQLVSPPVFSTFTTEPSTAPFTPPPESVHLTTPSSPEVPFAKLLDPNHQNVDAGNRFPFAQYEFQSYQLQPGSPVSNLISPGSAISVSGTSSPFLDRESNPGRPQFLNLEKIAPHEWGSRQGSGTLTPDTVYPKYHDSFLLNHQNSGVPRLSKPLNGWKNDLTVVDHRVSFEITAEDVVRCVEKKPTMLMKTGSMSLQDVERNNKREESLAEMSNGQECNGNEPSSETREGSSADGEDGQRHQKHRSITLGSSKEFNFDNVDGGYPDKATIGSDWWANEKVLGKQGGSSNNWIFPMMQPGIS, from the coding sequence ATGTATTGGTGTTTTGGGTCTCAGAAACAGACAAAGCGAATCGGACATGCAGTTTTTGTTCCTGAAACAACAGCCCCTGGGGCAGATAGACCTGCTGCTGATAATTCAACTCAAGCTCCTTCTATAGTGCTTCCCTTCATTGCCCCTCCCTCATCTCCTGCTTCTTTCTTGCCATCAGAACCTCCTTCCGCAACCCACTCACCAGTTGGCTCGAAATGCCTTTCCTCTATGTCTACATATTCTCCCAGTGGACCTGCCTCGATTTTTGCTATTGGGCCATACGCTCATGAACCTCAACTGGTATCTCCACCTGTGTTCTCTACATTCACCACTGAACCATCAACTGCTCCGTTTACCCCTCCACCTGAGTCAGTCCACTTGACTACACCCTCGTCGCCTGAGGTACCATTTGCTAAGCTTCTTGACCCCAATCACCAAAATGTTGATGCTGGTAATAGATTTCCTTTTGCTCagtatgaatttcaatcatatcAACTTCAACCAGGGAGTCCAGTCAGCAATTTGATATCGCCTGGGTCAGCCATTTCTGTATCTGGAACCTCATCTCCGTTTCTTGACCGTGAGTCTAATCCTGGACGCCCTCAGTTCCTGAACCTGGAGAAAATAGCCCCTCACGAATGGGGATCACGGCAAGGATCTGGGACTTTGACCCCTGATACAGTATACCCCAAGTATCACGACAGTTTCCTTCTCAATCATCAGAACTCTGGTGTTCCTCGGCTTTCAAAGCCGCTTAATGGATGGAAAAATGATCTAACAGTGGTCGACCATAGAGTTTCTTTCGAGATAACTGCAGAAGACGTAGTGAGGTGTGTGGAAAAGAAGCCAACGATGTTGATGAAAACTGGATCTATGTCTCTCCAGGATGTAGAACGTAACAATAAACGAGAGGAAAGCCTGGCTGAAATGTCAAATGGACAGGAGTGCAACGGGAATGAGCCTTCCAGTGAAACACGTGAGGGATCTTCTGCTGATGGAGAAGATGGACAGAGGCACCAGAAGCACAGATCGATCACTCTTGGATCCTCGAAGGAATTTAACTTTGACAATGTGGATGGAGGATATCCTGATAAAGCTACTATTGGCTCTGACTGGTGGGCCAACGAGAAGGTTCTCGGGAAGCAGGGTGGGTCAAGCAATAACTGGATCTTCCCTATGATGCAGCCCGGCATCAGCTAA
- the LOC104086493 gene encoding uncharacterized protein At1g76660 isoform X1 — MRGVNGEQRGVDSTLETINAAATAIASVENRVPQASVQKRRWGSCWSMYWCFGSQKQTKRIGHAVFVPETTAPGADRPAADNSTQAPSIVLPFIAPPSSPASFLPSEPPSATHSPVGSKCLSSMSTYSPSGPASIFAIGPYAHEPQLVSPPVFSTFTTEPSTAPFTPPPESVHLTTPSSPEVPFAKLLDPNHQNVDAGNRFPFAQYEFQSYQLQPGSPVSNLISPGSAISVSGTSSPFLDRESNPGRPQFLNLEKIAPHEWGSRQGSGTLTPDTVYPKYHDSFLLNHQNSGVPRLSKPLNGWKNDLTVVDHRVSFEITAEDVVRCVEKKPTMLMKTGSMSLQDVERNNKREESLAEMSNGQECNGNEPSSETREGSSADGEDGQRHQKHRSITLGSSKEFNFDNVDGGYPDKATIGSDWWANEKVLGKQGGSSNNWIFPMMQPGIS, encoded by the exons ATGAGAGGAGTGAACGGAGAGCAGAGAGGAGTGGATAGTACTCTGGAGACTATAAACGCTGCTGCTACTGCGATCGCTTCGGTTGAAAATCGTGTTCCTCAAGCTTCCGTTCAG AAACGAAGATGGGGAAGCTGCTGGAGCATGTATTGGTGTTTTGGGTCTCAGAAACAGACAAAGCGAATCGGACATGCAGTTTTTGTTCCTGAAACAACAGCCCCTGGGGCAGATAGACCTGCTGCTGATAATTCAACTCAAGCTCCTTCTATAGTGCTTCCCTTCATTGCCCCTCCCTCATCTCCTGCTTCTTTCTTGCCATCAGAACCTCCTTCCGCAACCCACTCACCAGTTGGCTCGAAATGCCTTTCCTCTATGTCTACATATTCTCCCAGTGGACCTGCCTCGATTTTTGCTATTGGGCCATACGCTCATGAACCTCAACTGGTATCTCCACCTGTGTTCTCTACATTCACCACTGAACCATCAACTGCTCCGTTTACCCCTCCACCTGAGTCAGTCCACTTGACTACACCCTCGTCGCCTGAGGTACCATTTGCTAAGCTTCTTGACCCCAATCACCAAAATGTTGATGCTGGTAATAGATTTCCTTTTGCTCagtatgaatttcaatcatatcAACTTCAACCAGGGAGTCCAGTCAGCAATTTGATATCGCCTGGGTCAGCCATTTCTGTATCTGGAACCTCATCTCCGTTTCTTGACCGTGAGTCTAATCCTGGACGCCCTCAGTTCCTGAACCTGGAGAAAATAGCCCCTCACGAATGGGGATCACGGCAAGGATCTGGGACTTTGACCCCTGATACAGTATACCCCAAGTATCACGACAGTTTCCTTCTCAATCATCAGAACTCTGGTGTTCCTCGGCTTTCAAAGCCGCTTAATGGATGGAAAAATGATCTAACAGTGGTCGACCATAGAGTTTCTTTCGAGATAACTGCAGAAGACGTAGTGAGGTGTGTGGAAAAGAAGCCAACGATGTTGATGAAAACTGGATCTATGTCTCTCCAGGATGTAGAACGTAACAATAAACGAGAGGAAAGCCTGGCTGAAATGTCAAATGGACAGGAGTGCAACGGGAATGAGCCTTCCAGTGAAACACGTGAGGGATCTTCTGCTGATGGAGAAGATGGACAGAGGCACCAGAAGCACAGATCGATCACTCTTGGATCCTCGAAGGAATTTAACTTTGACAATGTGGATGGAGGATATCCTGATAAAGCTACTATTGGCTCTGACTGGTGGGCCAACGAGAAGGTTCTCGGGAAGCAGGGTGGGTCAAGCAATAACTGGATCTTCCCTATGATGCAGCCCGGCATCAGCTAA